The following proteins are encoded in a genomic region of Sneathiella marina:
- a CDS encoding autotransporter outer membrane beta-barrel domain-containing protein: MSKNAFSRRVNGGDCHCHSYRYRLDQPVKGRSDYFCGLSTGFGRIAVVGLLVVLLSAGNSVSIARADCVINGTVETCTGDLSDGVSETNTGIETLNVNSLTDTIAPDGGTSGISFRKEGADGEHPSLFPTPSAGTAGSDGGAVSIGYTGEVFSISTIGNDAEGIVGWSSGGTGGGGLDGIDVGFAGHHGGSAGAVKIVSVGEIKTAGDQSDGILAVTLGGSGGHGGAASSNTDAVGGVGGDGGTPEEVYVQSDSKITTTGDGSQGILIQSVGGTGGVGGEVRLASAGVSGEAGQSGEGGLVILINTGDITTGGTGANGVLIQSLGGLGGDSGDVGLAIFAAAPSGSTGAAGGQIDVTNHGTITTTGPKSDGILAQSIGGGGGHGGSTIAVVSLGGDGEGGGDGGYVSVVNHGVISTEGVNSLGILAQSVGGGGGDGGSAAGLAAIGGQGDDAANGGAVHVINTNRVSTVADGSLGILVQSIGGGGGHGGDSDALISIGGQSGKGGDGDVVNFENTGDVSTEGDHADGIRVQSVGSGGGKGGGALSVDPGVGVSVSVGGNGGSAGNGSNVFVNKDNTASSDGVLLTTKGDHSVGLAATSIGGGGGSGGWALAASGGAYAVSVAVGGDAKGGGGYGGAVEAKFNGGIFTEGDHSAGIAAQSTGGGGGSGGSAVSIAASAAGSVDVSVGGHGAIGGFGDTVDVTSWTAITTIGDHSPGIIASSIGGGGGNGGLTVGAGISSAATVGVAIGGTGSGGGYGSAVTVNSVGNISTSGDFSHGLLAQSVGGGGGNGGFAIDAAASTALNATIAIGGASAAGSNSDAVIATSTGNISTAGDHAYGFLAQSIGGGGGNGGHAISASGALAVDASVGLGGTGTGGGDASSVTATNTGDITTHGDFGYGLLAQSLGGGGGNGGYAIGGSAALGQSASVTLGGSGAGGGDGSTVFATNIGGGNVKTTGDHAHALFAQSLGGGGGNGGYSIAGTFSTAVSVPIAIGGSGEGGGDGGAVTLHNDGTVYTSGVQSNALFAQSLGGGGGDGGFSVAGGVSLSFEGTAINAAVSVGGQGGAGGTSDTVDVINDGYLLTLGQNSAGIMAQSVGGGGGNGGLSVAGSISLGDDASLSAGVTLAGSGGTGNSAADVTVVNNHSIRTEGDNAAAIFAQSVGGGGGNGGASIGAGIDASGGSGGNASVAIGGSGGNGNDGDQVDVTSTGNLTTKGDNAAAIFAQSVGGGGGNGSFTIAGDIGNVPTVEVAVSGSGSDGGKGSMVKVDSDGIITTSGSNSFGVQAQSLGGAGGNGGFSIAGDLNTATNVNVSVSGKGGGGGTAGAVTLEQDGSVVTGGAGAYGLFAQSVGGGGGNGGFSIAGSLTLATGSAVGAGVSVAGDGGTSSSASTVDLTNRGNISTSGDNAIGALAQSIGGSGGNGGFSVAGGLDIGGSADVHVSLSGTGGIGNNADVVTLVSIGDVTTFGSNSAALLGQSIGGGGGNGGFSVGADASDALAVDVSVAGGGSSGGLGAKVSVESSGILTTYGAHSYGILAQSLGGAGGNGGFSVAGSLSTSSNVNVSVSGGGGGGGTAGLVEVTQKEGYIITTGSGAHGIFAQSLGGGGGNGGFSVEGALTLSPESSFTAGVSVAGGGGDSSTSSDVTVVNTGGIQTEGDNASGIFAQSLGGGGGSGGFSVAGNLILSAGSDAAVNVSVAGAGGTGNAGSDVKVNSTGDVITTGTNSTAILAQSIGGGGGNAGFSVSGNIAASSDDGVAAGASVSGEGGEGNDGAEITLTSLGNVSTSGNNSSGILAQSVGGGGGNGGFSGAFDGSKQAAVGVSIGGAGELGGNGDTVTVDSTGIITTEGSLSYGVLAQSVGGSGGNGGFSLSGAFSTKASVGVSIGGGAGGGGTASAVTLVQKGSVWTKGSGSHAVFAQSVGGGGGTGGFSGAAAITFKGRADLGVSIGGKGGTGGTAGAVSLTSRDGLVIHTEGDGAYGLLAQSIGGGGGDGGFSFAAELGFVNSDSSTTNIGVSIGGNGETGGAASTVEIINSTAVVTLGNDAYGILAQSVGGGGGSGGLSISGSVNLSTDPSNNLNVAIGGEGKSGNIAAKVTVENDGNVTTIGDRSRGILAQSVGGSGGVGGLAFSGTLAGGGSDATAKTIEVAVGGSGGSGANAGDVELKNSGDIATSGDLAEGILAQSIGGGGGAGGLAGTGVLSYEGGGTNLHVSVAVGGTGGVGGLGENVMVTNNGRITGTGLGSTAIYAQSIGGGGGNGGSSFTGVIDLTKPGGGGGDSDDASNDRNLTVNVAIGGEAGSGASAGTVSVVNTGVLTTYKGSTKGIFAQSVGGSGGSGGASDAFSMEIGSCSNPAIPGCGSPDFTAKSLTLDVSIGGNGGDGNNGDAVSVTNKNIIQTYGDGSEAIYAQSIGAGGGEGGNGSLGQNLIDGVPGEIIGDIDTVLNPPFAFWQEIEITVGGAGGATGSGGTVTVDNDNTLITTGDRSSAIFAQSVGGGGGQGGNTDGNFLGVGIGGSSGAAGDGDKVAIVNDGSIRTDGIASIGIFAQSVGGGGGLSGSVKQDFFGTGADVGIGFGLSKGGGHGGHGGDINVENTATIMTAGSGAHGVFAQSVGGGGGLAGSSGSDIGVNFAGSNGDDGDGGDVTVTHTGYIYATGDGAAGIFAQSASGGADGNTGNGDDDYALEAAGIGGLVTVTAEGSVMASGDNSIGIFAQSVGLNGDGQVVVVVDEDVVITGGTDPDGNGVGEDPAGIRILDGSGNSITINGTVTTLDGVLGTAIDVRETQVNPATALEDLSPDSGSIFLAVEHTGTTLTNNGTVIGSIFLADGDNLFTNTETFIAGETIDLGGSDNQFVNDGILSPGGEDTIITTTLNGAYLQTENGQILADVDFADNDAGVNSSDMIQITGDAVVNGTIVINSLSGAFVEPDETGEVAIITSSGEFGTPSITVQDTEVVDYELRTDAEGNVFLAWDVDFSSAPGNFNANQSAIGNYLVAAIAAGEPEALTPLFNEILDAPNATVLADYYDQLSPEPYLQTEQAAVLSAQQFGRELFECPESAVAVSDTGCGWLDVSGRKSTQSAEFDQAGYDETVLEMQFGIGGSLGEQMDILFGLSYEKSYLDTEGRASTVGNRFQTGVGMSFTNDSGTMLSLAAVGGFASNDIERHQTLTGTTVTARGNQKLYYGGGQARVLQSFQFDHISVAPEIGGWVGYFRHNKLTETGAGPTNLEINAGSNTYVALRPAVTVGTEFLRDDGSFFRPYLGGGASFALTEGGLSRTDLTASLQGDSNLAPAFTASRSLENPYYDVQLGLDWVSPAGVAFRVGGVAQFANNYKSYGGTLRLVAPF, translated from the coding sequence TTGTCCAAGAACGCATTCTCACGCAGGGTGAATGGCGGTGATTGTCACTGCCATTCCTATCGGTACCGGTTAGATCAACCGGTAAAGGGGCGCAGTGATTATTTTTGCGGTCTCTCAACCGGGTTTGGGCGGATTGCCGTTGTGGGATTGCTTGTGGTCCTGTTGAGCGCCGGGAATTCCGTATCTATTGCCAGAGCAGATTGTGTGATTAACGGCACTGTCGAGACTTGTACGGGGGACTTGTCCGACGGTGTATCTGAAACCAATACCGGCATAGAAACCCTGAATGTCAATTCCCTGACCGATACTATTGCGCCCGATGGCGGGACATCGGGAATAAGTTTTCGAAAAGAAGGTGCGGACGGGGAGCATCCCTCTTTGTTTCCTACCCCGTCCGCAGGGACGGCCGGATCCGATGGGGGCGCCGTTTCCATTGGGTATACGGGAGAGGTCTTCTCAATATCCACGATCGGTAATGACGCAGAAGGGATTGTCGGCTGGAGTAGCGGTGGCACGGGCGGGGGCGGCCTGGACGGCATAGATGTTGGGTTTGCCGGGCACCATGGGGGCTCAGCGGGTGCGGTTAAAATCGTCAGCGTCGGGGAAATCAAAACGGCGGGAGACCAAAGTGATGGTATTCTGGCCGTTACCCTGGGCGGCAGTGGCGGTCATGGCGGCGCGGCGAGTTCTAATACGGATGCGGTTGGCGGTGTGGGCGGTGACGGTGGGACGCCGGAAGAAGTCTATGTACAAAGCGACAGCAAAATTACAACAACCGGGGATGGTTCCCAGGGTATTTTGATCCAAAGTGTGGGCGGTACCGGAGGTGTCGGGGGTGAAGTTCGGCTCGCCAGCGCCGGCGTTTCAGGAGAAGCCGGTCAAAGCGGGGAAGGCGGATTGGTTATTCTGATCAACACAGGTGATATAACCACCGGCGGAACCGGGGCGAATGGTGTCCTGATCCAAAGTCTGGGCGGCTTGGGCGGCGATAGCGGGGATGTCGGGCTGGCAATTTTCGCGGCCGCCCCAAGCGGCAGTACCGGGGCCGCCGGTGGCCAGATTGACGTGACCAATCACGGGACCATCACAACGACCGGCCCCAAATCCGATGGCATACTTGCCCAGAGTATTGGGGGCGGTGGGGGTCATGGCGGCAGCACCATTGCCGTTGTCTCCTTAGGGGGGGACGGTGAAGGCGGCGGGGATGGCGGCTATGTTTCAGTCGTCAATCACGGGGTCATCTCAACAGAAGGTGTCAATTCCCTCGGTATCCTCGCCCAAAGTGTTGGTGGCGGCGGCGGGGACGGCGGCAGCGCCGCGGGTCTTGCGGCCATCGGTGGCCAGGGTGATGACGCTGCGAACGGCGGTGCGGTCCATGTGATAAATACCAATAGGGTGTCCACGGTTGCGGACGGCTCTCTGGGTATTCTGGTTCAAAGCATTGGCGGTGGCGGCGGTCATGGCGGCGACAGTGATGCGCTTATCTCTATCGGTGGCCAATCGGGCAAGGGCGGCGACGGTGATGTTGTTAATTTTGAAAATACGGGCGATGTCTCGACAGAAGGGGATCACGCCGATGGGATCCGGGTGCAAAGCGTTGGCAGTGGCGGCGGTAAAGGCGGCGGCGCCTTGTCTGTGGATCCTGGCGTCGGTGTCTCGGTTTCAGTTGGCGGTAACGGCGGTAGTGCCGGCAATGGCAGCAATGTCTTTGTAAATAAGGACAATACGGCCAGCAGTGACGGGGTCCTGTTGACAACCAAAGGCGATCATTCCGTTGGACTGGCCGCGACAAGTATCGGCGGCGGTGGCGGTAGTGGTGGTTGGGCCCTGGCCGCGTCCGGCGGCGCGTATGCGGTGAGTGTTGCTGTGGGCGGGGACGCCAAGGGTGGCGGTGGCTATGGCGGTGCCGTTGAGGCTAAATTCAACGGTGGCATTTTCACAGAAGGTGATCATAGCGCCGGCATTGCCGCCCAGAGTACGGGGGGCGGGGGCGGCTCCGGCGGATCTGCTGTTTCCATCGCGGCCAGTGCCGCCGGGTCCGTAGATGTCAGCGTCGGCGGTCATGGGGCCATCGGCGGCTTCGGGGACACCGTCGATGTGACCAGCTGGACGGCCATAACGACAATCGGCGATCATTCACCCGGAATTATCGCCTCCAGTATCGGCGGTGGCGGCGGCAACGGGGGCCTCACTGTCGGCGCTGGAATAAGTTCAGCTGCCACTGTCGGTGTCGCCATCGGGGGGACGGGGAGTGGCGGGGGCTACGGGTCTGCGGTCACGGTAAATTCAGTTGGAAATATCAGCACGTCCGGCGATTTTTCCCATGGCCTCCTGGCGCAAAGTGTGGGCGGTGGCGGGGGCAATGGCGGCTTTGCAATCGATGCAGCCGCGTCAACCGCCTTGAACGCGACCATCGCAATTGGCGGGGCGTCGGCGGCTGGCAGTAACAGCGATGCCGTCATCGCGACGAGCACGGGTAATATTTCAACGGCGGGGGATCACGCTTACGGGTTCCTGGCACAAAGTATCGGCGGCGGTGGCGGCAACGGGGGGCATGCCATCAGTGCCTCGGGCGCCCTGGCGGTGGATGCGTCGGTTGGCCTTGGCGGAACGGGCACCGGGGGCGGCGATGCCTCTTCGGTAACGGCCACCAATACCGGTGACATCACAACTCATGGCGATTTTGGCTATGGGTTGCTTGCGCAAAGTCTCGGCGGCGGCGGCGGCAACGGCGGATACGCCATAGGCGGCTCGGCGGCACTGGGTCAGAGTGCGTCCGTTACCCTTGGTGGCAGCGGGGCTGGCGGCGGCGACGGGAGTACGGTTTTCGCCACAAATATTGGCGGCGGCAATGTTAAAACGACCGGTGACCATGCCCATGCGCTTTTTGCCCAGAGCCTGGGCGGCGGCGGGGGCAATGGCGGCTACTCGATCGCCGGGACATTTTCAACAGCGGTCAGTGTGCCGATTGCCATTGGCGGATCCGGTGAAGGCGGGGGCGATGGCGGCGCCGTTACCTTGCATAATGACGGCACGGTTTATACCTCAGGTGTCCAGTCCAATGCGCTTTTTGCCCAAAGTCTCGGCGGTGGCGGCGGGGATGGCGGGTTTAGTGTGGCCGGCGGTGTTTCCCTGAGCTTTGAAGGGACGGCTATCAACGCGGCAGTCAGCGTCGGCGGGCAGGGCGGAGCCGGCGGGACAAGTGACACGGTCGATGTCATCAATGACGGCTATCTGCTGACCCTGGGCCAGAATTCAGCTGGCATAATGGCGCAAAGCGTGGGTGGCGGCGGCGGCAATGGCGGGTTGAGTGTTGCGGGGAGTATTTCCCTTGGCGATGACGCAAGCCTAAGTGCCGGTGTGACCCTGGCGGGGAGTGGTGGCACCGGAAACTCTGCCGCCGACGTAACAGTCGTGAACAATCATTCGATCCGGACGGAAGGGGATAACGCCGCTGCCATTTTTGCCCAGAGTGTCGGGGGCGGCGGTGGCAATGGCGGCGCCAGTATTGGCGCCGGTATTGACGCCAGTGGAGGCAGTGGCGGAAATGCCAGTGTCGCCATCGGCGGATCCGGTGGAAACGGCAATGATGGCGATCAGGTGGACGTGACCTCGACGGGTAATCTCACCACAAAGGGAGATAACGCCGCAGCCATATTCGCCCAGAGCGTTGGCGGTGGCGGCGGCAATGGCAGCTTCACTATTGCCGGGGACATCGGCAATGTGCCGACGGTGGAGGTCGCCGTTTCAGGGTCGGGCTCTGACGGGGGCAAGGGATCAATGGTCAAAGTCGACAGCGACGGCATTATCACCACAAGCGGCTCCAACTCGTTTGGCGTTCAGGCCCAGAGCCTCGGCGGGGCGGGCGGCAATGGTGGGTTCAGTATTGCCGGGGATCTGAACACGGCGACGAATGTCAATGTCAGCGTTTCGGGAAAAGGCGGCGGCGGCGGAACGGCGGGCGCGGTGACCCTTGAACAAGACGGGTCTGTTGTGACCGGCGGTGCCGGGGCGTATGGCCTGTTTGCCCAAAGTGTTGGCGGTGGCGGCGGTAATGGCGGTTTTAGTATCGCAGGGTCGCTCACGCTGGCGACGGGCTCCGCCGTGGGTGCCGGGGTCAGCGTCGCCGGTGACGGCGGAACAAGTTCATCTGCGTCGACCGTTGATCTGACCAACCGGGGGAACATCTCCACATCCGGTGATAATGCAATCGGGGCATTGGCCCAAAGTATCGGCGGATCCGGCGGTAACGGGGGTTTCAGCGTGGCCGGCGGTCTTGATATTGGCGGCAGTGCCGATGTGCATGTCAGTTTGAGCGGGACGGGAGGCATTGGAAATAATGCGGATGTGGTGACATTGGTATCCATTGGTGATGTCACGACGTTCGGAAGCAATTCAGCCGCCCTGCTGGGCCAGAGCATTGGCGGTGGCGGCGGCAATGGAGGGTTCAGCGTTGGTGCGGATGCCAGCGACGCCTTGGCCGTTGACGTCTCTGTTGCAGGCGGTGGATCAAGCGGCGGCCTTGGAGCCAAGGTAAGTGTTGAGAGTAGCGGAATACTTACCACTTACGGTGCTCATTCCTATGGAATCCTGGCTCAGAGCCTGGGCGGGGCCGGTGGCAATGGCGGATTTAGCGTCGCGGGAAGCCTGAGCACCTCTTCAAATGTAAATGTCAGCGTTTCCGGCGGCGGTGGCGGTGGCGGCACCGCAGGTCTGGTAGAGGTGACACAGAAAGAGGGCTATATTATCACAACCGGCAGCGGCGCTCATGGCATTTTCGCGCAAAGCCTGGGCGGCGGGGGCGGTAACGGCGGGTTCAGTGTTGAAGGTGCGCTGACCCTGAGCCCGGAAAGCAGCTTTACTGCGGGCGTTAGTGTTGCCGGTGGTGGCGGCGACAGTTCGACAAGCTCCGACGTGACCGTCGTTAATACGGGTGGCATCCAGACAGAGGGGGATAATGCCAGCGGCATTTTTGCCCAGAGCCTGGGCGGCGGCGGCGGTAGTGGCGGCTTTAGTGTCGCCGGAAATCTCATCTTGAGCGCCGGCAGCGATGCGGCCGTTAATGTTTCAGTTGCCGGTGCCGGCGGCACGGGAAATGCCGGCTCGGATGTCAAGGTTAACAGCACCGGAGATGTCATCACGACCGGGACCAACTCAACCGCCATACTGGCCCAAAGCATCGGCGGCGGCGGTGGTAATGCCGGGTTTAGTGTCTCCGGAAATATCGCCGCGAGCAGCGACGACGGCGTCGCCGCAGGTGCGTCCGTTTCCGGTGAGGGCGGCGAGGGCAATGACGGCGCTGAAATCACTCTAACCTCGCTCGGCAATGTGTCGACCAGCGGTAATAATTCCTCCGGTATTCTGGCCCAAAGCGTCGGCGGCGGCGGCGGTAACGGTGGCTTTAGTGGCGCGTTTGATGGCAGTAAGCAGGCGGCTGTCGGTGTCTCCATCGGCGGCGCCGGGGAGCTGGGCGGCAATGGGGATACGGTGACTGTTGACAGTACGGGGATCATCACAACAGAGGGTTCGCTGTCCTACGGTGTTCTGGCCCAGAGTGTTGGCGGATCCGGTGGAAATGGCGGTTTCAGCTTGTCAGGCGCCTTCAGTACCAAAGCCAGTGTCGGTGTCTCCATTGGCGGCGGCGCAGGCGGCGGCGGAACGGCTTCCGCGGTGACGCTGGTTCAAAAGGGATCTGTCTGGACGAAAGGCAGCGGATCTCATGCGGTTTTCGCACAGAGTGTGGGCGGCGGGGGCGGTACCGGCGGCTTTAGCGGCGCGGCGGCCATAACCTTTAAAGGAAGGGCGGACCTGGGCGTAAGCATCGGTGGCAAAGGCGGCACCGGTGGTACGGCCGGTGCGGTATCACTGACGAGCAGGGATGGATTAGTGATCCATACGGAAGGCGATGGTGCCTATGGCTTGCTCGCCCAGAGTATTGGCGGTGGCGGCGGCGACGGAGGATTTAGCTTTGCTGCCGAGCTCGGATTTGTAAATAGCGACTCATCGACTACCAATATCGGTGTTTCCATTGGTGGCAATGGGGAGACCGGGGGAGCTGCGAGCACGGTGGAAATAATCAACTCGACGGCTGTGGTTACGTTGGGCAATGATGCCTATGGTATACTGGCCCAAAGCGTCGGCGGCGGCGGTGGTAGCGGCGGGCTGTCGATTTCCGGCTCGGTAAATTTGTCAACTGATCCGTCCAATAACCTGAATGTCGCAATTGGTGGCGAAGGAAAAAGCGGTAACATAGCGGCGAAGGTAACTGTAGAAAATGACGGCAATGTAACCACCATCGGAGATCGGTCACGGGGCATTCTGGCGCAAAGTGTCGGCGGCAGTGGGGGTGTTGGCGGTCTTGCTTTCTCTGGAACCCTGGCGGGCGGCGGATCAGACGCGACGGCAAAAACCATTGAAGTGGCCGTGGGCGGCAGCGGCGGCAGCGGCGCAAATGCCGGTGATGTTGAGTTGAAGAATTCAGGTGATATCGCCACGTCCGGAGATCTGGCGGAAGGGATTCTGGCACAGAGTATCGGCGGTGGCGGGGGCGCCGGTGGCCTCGCCGGGACAGGGGTCTTGTCCTATGAAGGCGGGGGAACCAACCTGCATGTTTCGGTTGCTGTTGGCGGTACCGGTGGTGTTGGCGGCCTCGGCGAGAATGTAATGGTTACCAATAATGGCCGTATCACCGGCACCGGGCTTGGGTCAACGGCGATTTATGCCCAGAGTATTGGCGGTGGCGGCGGAAATGGCGGATCCTCCTTCACCGGCGTGATTGACCTGACCAAGCCGGGCGGCGGCGGCGGTGACAGTGACGATGCCTCCAACGACAGGAACCTGACGGTTAATGTCGCAATTGGCGGTGAGGCCGGAAGTGGGGCCAGTGCCGGTACGGTTTCTGTTGTCAATACGGGCGTGCTGACAACATACAAGGGATCAACCAAAGGGATCTTTGCCCAGAGCGTTGGCGGCAGTGGCGGCAGTGGCGGGGCGTCCGATGCCTTTTCCATGGAAATCGGTTCCTGCAGCAATCCGGCGATTCCCGGATGCGGATCGCCTGATTTTACCGCCAAGAGCCTGACACTCGACGTTTCCATTGGCGGCAATGGCGGGGATGGCAACAATGGGGACGCCGTCTCTGTTACCAACAAGAATATAATCCAGACGTACGGGGATGGATCCGAAGCCATTTACGCCCAGAGTATCGGTGCCGGCGGTGGTGAAGGGGGCAATGGATCGCTGGGGCAGAACCTCATTGATGGTGTGCCGGGCGAAATTATTGGTGATATTGATACGGTGCTTAATCCGCCCTTTGCCTTTTGGCAGGAAATCGAAATTACCGTCGGCGGCGCAGGCGGGGCGACCGGCAGCGGCGGAACTGTCACTGTCGACAATGACAATACATTGATCACAACCGGCGACCGGTCCAGCGCCATATTTGCGCAAAGCGTCGGCGGCGGCGGCGGGCAGGGTGGAAATACAGATGGCAATTTCTTAGGAGTCGGCATCGGCGGCAGCAGCGGCGCGGCCGGTGATGGGGACAAGGTGGCAATCGTCAATGACGGGAGCATCCGGACCGATGGAATCGCCTCTATTGGGATCTTTGCCCAGAGTGTCGGCGGCGGCGGCGGTCTCAGTGGCAGCGTTAAACAGGATTTCTTTGGGACCGGAGCGGATGTGGGAATAGGGTTCGGTCTGTCAAAAGGCGGCGGGCATGGCGGGCATGGTGGCGACATCAATGTGGAAAACACAGCCACCATTATGACGGCCGGGAGCGGGGCGCATGGCGTCTTTGCCCAGAGTGTTGGCGGCGGCGGCGGCCTGGCAGGAAGTTCGGGTTCGGATATCGGCGTGAACTTTGCCGGCAGCAACGGAGATGATGGGGATGGGGGTGATGTAACGGTTACCCATACAGGATATATTTACGCGACCGGTGATGGCGCTGCAGGTATTTTCGCCCAAAGTGCCAGTGGTGGTGCCGATGGCAATACGGGAAATGGTGATGATGACTATGCCCTGGAGGCTGCCGGAATTGGCGGGTTGGTGACGGTCACCGCAGAAGGCAGTGTGATGGCCAGCGGTGACAATTCCATTGGCATATTTGCCCAGAGTGTCGGTCTGAACGGCGACGGACAGGTTGTCGTTGTGGTTGATGAGGATGTCGTGATTACCGGCGGCACCGACCCGGATGGCAACGGCGTCGGAGAAGATCCGGCGGGCATCCGTATCCTGGATGGATCGGGAAACAGCATTACCATCAACGGGACGGTCACGACGCTGGACGGTGTCCTCGGCACGGCGATTGATGTTCGCGAGACACAGGTAAACCCCGCCACCGCACTCGAGGATCTGTCACCGGATAGCGGCTCGATTTTCCTTGCCGTCGAACATACCGGCACAACCCTGACCAATAACGGGACGGTGATCGGGTCGATCTTCCTCGCGGATGGGGATAATCTGTTTACCAACACAGAGACATTTATTGCCGGGGAAACCATTGATCTGGGTGGTTCGGACAATCAGTTTGTCAATGACGGTATTCTGTCGCCGGGCGGTGAGGACACCATTATTACAACGACCCTTAATGGGGCGTATCTGCAAACCGAGAACGGGCAAATCCTTGCCGATGTTGATTTTGCCGATAATGATGCAGGGGTAAATTCATCTGACATGATCCAGATTACCGGCGATGCCGTTGTCAATGGCACCATTGTCATCAATTCGCTTAGCGGCGCTTTCGTCGAGCCGGACGAGACCGGAGAGGTGGCAATAATCACGTCGTCAGGAGAGTTCGGAACGCCGTCAATTACCGTGCAGGACACGGAAGTTGTCGATTACGAGTTGCGCACCGATGCGGAAGGTAATGTCTTCCTCGCCTGGGATGTGGATTTCTCCTCTGCGCCGGGTAATTTCAACGCCAATCAATCAGCCATCGGCAATTATCTGGTTGCCGCCATTGCGGCGGGGGAGCCGGAAGCCCTGACGCCTTTGTTCAACGAGATCCTCGATGCCCCGAATGCAACGGTTCTGGCGGATTATTATGACCAGCTGTCACCGGAGCCCTATTTACAAACAGAGCAGGCCGCGGTTCTCAGCGCGCAGCAATTTGGACGCGAGCTGTTTGAATGCCCGGAATCGGCGGTGGCGGTTAGCGATACCGGGTGCGGCTGGCTGGACGTAAGTGGCCGGAAATCAACGCAGTCCGCTGAGTTTGACCAGGCGGGATATGATGAAACCGTTTTGGAAATGCAGTTCGGCATTGGCGGCAGCCTGGGCGAGCAAATGGATATCCTGTTTGGCCTTTCCTATGAAAAATCCTATCTGGATACGGAAGGCCGCGCCTCAACTGTCGGAAACCGGTTCCAGACGGGCGTCGGTATGAGCTTTACAAATGACAGTGGTACCATGCTGTCACTTGCCGCCGTTGGCGGGTTTGCGTCCAATGATATTGAACGGCATCAGACATTGACCGGTACCACCGTTACGGCGCGCGGAAACCAGAAGTTATATTATGGGGGTGGTCAGGCGCGGGTCCTGCAAAGCTTCCAGTTTGACCATATCTCCGTGGCCCCCGAGATTGGCGGCTGGGTTGGATATTTCCGTCACAACAAGCTGACTGAAACCGGTGCGGGCCCGACAAACCTGGAAATCAACGCAGGCAGCAATACCTATGTGGCCCTCCGTCCTGCCGTGACGGTCGGTACCGAATTCCTAAGGGATGATGGCAGTTTCTTCCGGCCCTATTTGGGCGGGGGCGCCAGCTTTGCCCTGACAGAAGGCGGGTTGAGCCGGACCGACTTGACCGCCAGCCTGCAGGGCGACAGTAATCTGGCACCGGCTTTCACGGCGTCCCGGTCCTTGGAAAACCCCTATTACGATGTGCAGCTTGGTCTCGATTGGGTGAGCCCGGCCGGGGTGGCTTTCAGGGTCGGGGGTGTCGCCCAGTTTGCAAATAACTATAAATCCTACGGTGGAACCTTGAGGCTTGTTGCACCGTTCTAG
- a CDS encoding invasion associated locus B family protein, translating to MDVKLACRVLIIGALLLVVSSRVGITQAQTTTAEAPMPAESPWSVHCEAISREALPDCRIEQRAVVTKTGRLLLQVTLQVPADTREPVLMIQGPLGTFLPAGIGLDVDGAELIELPFQTCEANGCFAATPMTADQLEALFGGQKLNVQLQSVNRQPITVPMSLIGFTSAYRKIQ from the coding sequence TTGGACGTAAAATTAGCCTGTCGCGTGTTGATTATTGGGGCGTTGCTATTGGTGGTAAGCAGCCGGGTGGGGATCACTCAGGCGCAGACCACGACAGCCGAGGCACCGATGCCAGCAGAAAGCCCATGGTCAGTGCATTGTGAGGCAATTTCCCGCGAAGCGCTTCCGGACTGTCGTATTGAACAAAGGGCAGTGGTGACGAAAACCGGCCGTCTTCTCTTGCAGGTCACCCTTCAGGTCCCGGCGGATACCCGTGAGCCGGTATTAATGATCCAGGGCCCGCTGGGCACTTTTCTACCGGCCGGTATCGGGCTCGACGTGGATGGCGCCGAGCTTATTGAGTTGCCGTTCCAGACCTGTGAAGCCAATGGATGCTTCGCTGCCACACCCATGACAGCGGATCAATTGGAGGCCTTGTTTGGCGGACAGAAATTGAATGTCCAGCTTCAGTCTGTAAACAGGCAGCCGATTACGGTGCCCATGTCACTTATCGGATTTACATCGGCCTATAGAAAAATCCAGTAG